A single Mercenaria mercenaria strain notata chromosome 9, MADL_Memer_1, whole genome shotgun sequence DNA region contains:
- the LOC123546861 gene encoding uncharacterized protein LOC123546861 has translation MNETNITASMCRRSVRLRQSKGKSESYSDDGLHGMQALLMQCPNETLEKSDVKKEFKVVEKGTKTKRKGNQCENDTKKRLLAKVIERSNKIHSIDINKNKTSGKSKLKSKKSSGKKKKGMKEKIISDKLVELDNVIYILDDRKKELDKSFLQTLDTITMISNDDNEDDDVDVDYTTVDVSVQTDADDVSLTPPVKRNVYVSVENGMVKSEFYQPICSGTRKSFPNKFDFLNVGDIISPTTSACKQNTSVDNTDKDDKTENKSSNFLFIRHLKDTMTCIKSETGEVTPVTFVANLTQVAKRATKTDTVNQIDSENSMKSMLPLNSIYTKYQAHSSAEMCGQISDGRIVLPRIDDKCIFTNISNCLMCRQQMKNLVGIRTDM, from the coding sequence ATGAATGAAACTAATATCACTGCAAGTATGTGCAGGAGAAGTGTCCGCCTTCGACAGTCGAAAGGGAAGTCTGAGAGTTATTCAGATGATGGTTTACATGGAATGCAGGCATTACTTATGCAGTGTCCAAATGAAACTTTAGAAAAAAGTGATGTTAAAAAAGAATTCAAAGTGGTTGAAAAAGGTACTAAGACAAAAAGAAAAGGTAATCAGTGTGAAAATGACACCAAAAAAAGATTACTTGCTAAAGTTATTGAAAGAAGTAACAAAATACACAGCATTGATATAAACAAGAATAAAACTTCTGGTAAAAGTAAgttgaaatcaaagaaaagttctggaaagaaaaagaaaggaatGAAAGAAAAGATAATATCAGATAAACTTGTTGAACTGGATAATGTTATATACATACTTGATGATAGAAAAAAGGAATTAGATAAGTCTTTTTTGCAGACGCTTGATACAATAACAATGATTTCAAATGACGACAATGAAGATGATGATGTAGATGTTGATTACACAACAGTTGATGTCAGTGTCCAAACAGATGCTGATGACGTTTCTCTTACACCGCCAgttaaaagaaatgtttatgtttcAGTGGAGAATGGTATGGTAAAATCAGAATTTTATCAGCCAATTTGTTCAGGTACCAGAAAATCCTTCCCTAATAAGTTTGACTTTCTGAATGTTGGTGATATTATATCACCAACGACATCAGCATGTAAACAGAATACGTCTGTAGACAACACAGATAAAGATGACAAGACTGAAAATAAGTCTTCAAATTTCCTATTCATACGGCATTTGAAAGATACAATGACATGTATTAAAAGCGAAACTGGTGAAGTAACACCAGTAACATTTGTAGCAAATCTTACTCAGGTTGCTAAAAGAGCTACAAAAACTGATACTGTTAATCAAATTGACTCTGAAAATTCCATGAAATCCATGTTGCCATTGAAcagtatttatacaaaatatcaagcacATTCCTCTGCAGAAATGTGTGGTCAGATTAGTGATGGTAGAATTGTTTTGCCTAGGATTGATgacaaatgtatttttaccaatatttctAACTGCTTAATGTGCAGACAACAGATGAAAAACTTGGTTGGAATACGGACTGACATGTAA